The Bacillus vallismortis genome window below encodes:
- a CDS encoding CPBP family intramembrane glutamic endopeptidase: MSDRDMLKQLYLTQLLILIAAAAAGLFFFKDVRDVLKLWDISDMRIIWYGVSIAVIVILADMAVMKWCPPHLYDDGGINKKIFSKRSIPHIIFLTLLIAFAEEMLFRGVLQTHIGLWAASLVFAVLHFRYLSKWLLFIMVTAISFLLGLMYEWTGNLFVPMTAHFIIDAVFACQIRFEHVRRDKHDEHVESRAKKKPESL, from the coding sequence ATGTCAGACCGTGATATGCTGAAGCAGTTATATTTGACGCAGCTTTTGATCCTCATCGCCGCAGCTGCAGCAGGATTGTTCTTTTTTAAGGATGTCAGAGACGTACTAAAACTCTGGGATATTAGCGATATGCGAATCATATGGTACGGTGTTTCTATTGCTGTTATTGTGATTTTAGCCGATATGGCAGTGATGAAATGGTGCCCGCCCCATCTATATGATGACGGGGGAATCAATAAAAAAATATTCAGTAAGAGGTCAATCCCTCATATTATATTTTTAACGCTTCTGATTGCTTTCGCGGAAGAAATGTTATTCAGAGGAGTGCTGCAGACTCATATCGGTTTATGGGCGGCCAGCCTTGTATTTGCCGTTCTTCATTTTCGGTATTTGTCAAAATGGCTGTTATTTATCATGGTGACAGCAATCAGCTTTTTGCTCGGACTGATGTATGAATGGACCGGTAACTTATTTGTTCCGATGACGGCGCATTTTATCATTGATGCCGTGTTTGCCTGTCAGATTCGTTTTGAACATGTGAGGAGGGATAAACATGACGAACATGTCGAGAGTAGAGCGAAGAAAAAACCAGAATCTTTATGA
- a CDS encoding YpbF family protein: MESLWNQLDQFTDAPTKQMLQALVKRKQKFENYAAQCRRWRWASLICLGLLCLMIMIKSPAPQLVLQEMLSRTFYLFWMMATAFAYCTSFYFKKKEDKAEGDFHKLRCEIIQKSTDLWPQPDKWKARESVFQMMKHKYDINLYFESK, translated from the coding sequence ATGGAATCCTTATGGAATCAGCTCGATCAGTTTACAGATGCGCCGACTAAACAGATGCTCCAAGCGCTGGTGAAACGAAAACAAAAATTTGAAAATTATGCAGCGCAATGCCGCAGATGGCGATGGGCTTCACTCATTTGCTTGGGCTTATTATGTCTTATGATCATGATCAAAAGCCCGGCGCCTCAGCTCGTTCTTCAAGAAATGCTAAGCCGTACCTTTTATTTATTTTGGATGATGGCCACCGCTTTTGCATACTGCACTTCATTTTATTTTAAGAAAAAGGAAGATAAAGCTGAGGGCGATTTCCATAAACTGAGATGCGAAATTATTCAGAAGAGCACTGATCTTTGGCCGCAGCCGGATAAATGGAAGGCGAGAGAGTCTGTTTTTCAAATGATGAAGCACAAATATGATATTAATCTATATTTTGAAAGTAAATAA
- a CDS encoding LysM peptidoglycan-binding domain-containing protein, whose translation MTNMSRVERRKNQNLYEDQNAALADEYFDDDGESLPTRQSVKNQREQKKKQGKTKTPLFTVLAVLFVFVPVIVLVSLFYLKNHPDHRDDYEDVFIDSSQSKYEVVSKSEGKKNTKEDDTKETALQQASKKKSENTKAKEPAKTTTDKKQPALAETEDSENKEEATAAAASSSQQTAAQKEQQPAEPVQSKAKRVVKHTVQKKETLYRISMKYYKSRSGEEKIRAYNHLNGNDVYTGQVLDIPLDG comes from the coding sequence ATGACGAACATGTCGAGAGTAGAGCGAAGAAAAAACCAGAATCTTTATGAAGATCAAAACGCCGCCTTGGCGGACGAATATTTCGATGATGATGGAGAAAGCCTTCCGACAAGACAATCTGTAAAAAATCAAAGAGAACAGAAAAAAAAGCAAGGTAAAACAAAAACGCCATTATTCACTGTGCTCGCTGTATTATTTGTATTTGTCCCGGTTATCGTTTTAGTCAGTTTATTTTATCTAAAAAACCACCCGGATCACCGTGACGATTATGAAGATGTTTTTATCGACAGCAGCCAAAGCAAATATGAGGTTGTATCGAAATCAGAGGGTAAAAAAAACACCAAAGAAGACGACACCAAAGAGACTGCACTGCAGCAAGCGTCCAAAAAAAAGTCTGAGAATACAAAGGCTAAAGAGCCGGCAAAAACAACAACTGATAAAAAACAGCCTGCTTTAGCGGAAACAGAAGACTCAGAAAATAAGGAGGAAGCAACCGCCGCGGCTGCTTCCTCTTCCCAACAAACAGCAGCCCAAAAAGAACAGCAGCCGGCAGAACCAGTTCAATCTAAGGCGAAACGAGTAGTTAAGCACACCGTCCAAAAGAAAGAAACGCTGTACCGCATTTCCATGAAATATTATAAAAGCCGGTCGGGAGAAGAAAAAATCCGTGCGTATAATCATTTGAATGGAAATGACGTATACACCGGACAAGTTTTGGACATCCCCCTTGATGGATGA